In bacterium, a single window of DNA contains:
- a CDS encoding HAD family phosphatase, producing MAEFDAVMWDFGGVFSPSPFTTVTTLGREKGYDPDRFFAAVFGPYDVDGDHPWHRLERGELDFMGAREEIMSLARAEGMEADPIELFTRMGEVGGGMRAEVIAMATTLKTRGFQTAIVTNNAREFRENWTKSVPIDEICHAIVDSSEIGIRKPDPRIFEHALVTLGGVDPNRAIFVDDFEANVEAAEALGFRGVLMKDDYHPALEEIERLTR from the coding sequence ATGGCGGAATTCGACGCGGTCATGTGGGATTTCGGCGGAGTCTTCTCGCCGTCGCCCTTCACGACGGTCACGACCCTCGGGCGCGAGAAGGGATACGACCCCGACCGCTTCTTTGCCGCGGTCTTCGGCCCCTACGACGTGGACGGTGACCATCCGTGGCACCGCCTCGAGCGGGGGGAACTCGACTTCATGGGCGCGCGGGAGGAGATCATGTCCCTCGCGCGGGCCGAGGGCATGGAGGCGGATCCGATCGAGCTCTTCACCCGGATGGGTGAGGTCGGCGGCGGCATGCGGGCCGAGGTCATCGCGATGGCGACGACACTCAAGACCCGCGGCTTCCAGACCGCGATCGTGACGAACAACGCCCGGGAGTTCCGCGAGAACTGGACGAAGTCGGTTCCGATCGACGAGATCTGTCACGCGATCGTCGACTCGAGCGAGATCGGGATCCGCAAGCCGGATCCCCGGATCTTCGAGCACGCCCTCGTGACGCTCGGCGGGGTCGACCCGAACCGAGCGATCTTCGTCGACGACTTCGAGGCCAACGTCGAGGCGGCGGAGGCCCTCGGCTTCCGCGGCGTCCTGATGAAGGACGACTATCATCCGGCGCTCGAGGAGATCGAGCGATTGACGCGTTAG